CCGGGGCGGGGCCGGCCGTGCGGTGACGGGCAGGTCGTAGGTCCGCATGGCCGTGCCGGTGAAGACGTCGTGACGCTCGGCCGGGCTCAGCCCGGCCGTCAGCACGCGGGCGACGGCGATCACCTCGGCGTACGTGGCGGCGAGCCGGCAGACGGGCCAGTCGGAGCCGAACATCAGCCGCCCGGGCCCGAAGGCGTCGAGCACGGTGTCGGCGTACGGTGTGAGGGCCGCGATGGTCCAGAAGTCCCAGTCGGCTTCGGTGACCATGCCGGAGAGTTTGCAGACGGTGTTGGGGAGGGCGGCGAGGCTGCGGATCTGCTGCGCCCAGGGGGCGAGTTCGCCGGACGCGATGGGCGGCTTGCCGAGGTGGTCGAGGACGAAGGTGAGGCCGGGCAGGCGCTCCGCGGCCTCGACGGCCGCTGCCAGTTGGTGGGGCTTCACCACGAGGTCGTAGACAAGTCCCGCTTCGGCGATTGCGGAAAGGCCGCGCAGTACCTCGGGGCGTACGAGCCAGCGCGGGTCCGGCTCGCCCTGCACCTGGTGGCGGATGCCCGCCAGGTGCTCCCCTCCGGGACCCGCGCGCAGCTTCGCGAGGGTCCCGGCGACATCGGGGGCGGTCAGGTCGGTCCAGCCGACGACTCCTGCGACCAGTTCGCTGCGCGCGGCCAGGGCCAGGAACTCCGGTGTCTCCTCAGGCACGGTGATCGTCTGCACCAGCACGGTGGCGGTGACCCCGGCGGCGCGGGCCTCCGGCTCCAGGTCACCGAGGGTGAAGTCGCGGCGCAGCGGGGCGAGTTCGTCTCCGCTGATCCAGTCCTGGTCGCGGACGGACAGGTCCCACACGTGATGGTGGGCGTCCACGAAGCCGGGCCCGGTGTCGGTTGCGGTCACAGTTCCCACACCACCGGCAGCGAGGCGTCCGCGCCCTGCGCGGAGTAGTCGTGGACGACGTCGAGGAGTTCGGCCATCCGGGCCTGCCAGGTGATGTTGACGGGCAGCTTGTCGAGTTCGGCGATCATGGCCTGGTAGTCCTCGACCTCCAGCACGTGGAACAGGTCTGTGCCGCTGCGCCAGATCGTCCATTCCCGCACCCCTGCGGCGCGGATGGCGGCGGTGAGTTCCTCGGGCACCTCACGGTGCGCGGCCTCGTACTCCTCGATGCGGTCGGCACGGACCTTGGTGTGCAGGGCGAGCCTCATGACGGTTCCTTCGACGACGTGGCTACGGGGACGGGGGTGCCCGGGGTCAGCAGGTCCTCGGCGCGCAGTTCGTCCCACAGCGCGTCCGGGATAGGGCGGCGCAGCTGTTCGACCGTGTCGCGCACCTCGAGTGGGGAGCGGGCGCCGGTCAGGACGCTCGCTACCGCGGGGTGGCCGAAGGGGAAGCGCAGCGCGGCGGCGCGCAGCGGCACGCCGTGGCGCTCGCACACCGCCAGCAGGCGCAGCGCGCGGTCGAGCACCGGCCCGGGCGCGGGGGCGTAGTCGTATGTGGCGCCGGGCCGGGGGGCGGTGAGCAGCCCGGAGTTGAAGACCCCGCCGATCATGACGCTCCGGCCGCGGGCGGCGGCCTCCGGCAGCAGTTCGGTGAGGCCGTCCTGGTCCAGCAGGGTGTAGCGGCCGGCCAGCAGCACCACGTCGATGTCGGTCTCGCGCAGGAAGCGGGCGGGCAGCGCGGACTGGTTCATGCCGACGCCGATCGCCCCGACCACGCCTTCGGCACGCAGCCGCTCCAGCGCCGGGTAGGCCTCGCGCAGGGCCTGCTCGGCATGCTCGTCCGGGTCGTGCAGCAGGACGATGTCGACCCGGTCCAGTCCGAGGCGGTCCAGGCTCGCCTCCAGCGAGCGCAGGACGCCGTCGGCGGTGAAGTCCCAGACGCGGCGGTGGGTGGCCGGGACGGCGAAGCCGTCGGCGAGGTCGTCACCGGCCCCGCCTCCCGGGTTCGGCACGAGCAGCCGGCCCACCTTGGTGGAGACGGTGTACGTGTCCCGGGGGCGGCCGCGCAGTGCCGAGCCGAGCCGCCGCTCCGACAGGCCCAGCCCGTAGTGGGGTGCGGTGTCGAAGGTGCGGATTCCGGCGTCCCAGGCCGCCTCCACGGTGGCGAGGGCGGCCTCGTCGGTGACCGGCTGGTAGAGGTTGCCGAGGCCCGCGCAGCCGAGCGCGAGCTGCGTGACCTCGACCGTGCAGCCGCCCAGCGTGGTGGTCCTCACGACTGGGCCGCCGGGCGCAGCCGTAGCCCCTGCATGCCGCCGTCCACCGCGAGCGCGGTCCCGGTGACGCTGGCCGCGGCGGGACTCGCGAGGTAGACGATGGCCGCGGCGACCTCGTCGGCGGTGACCAGACGGCCCATGGGCTGGCGGGCGTTGAGCGCGGCACGCTCTGCTTCCGGGTCGTCGGCGGCGTCCAGCAGCCGGCCCACCCAGGGCGTGTCGGCGGTGCCGGGGTTGACGCAGTTGACGCGGATGCCCTCGCGGACGTGGTCGGCGGCCATGGCCAGGGTGAGGGACAGCACGGCGCCCTTGCTGGCGCAGTACAGGGCGCGCTGTGGAAGGCCCGCGGTGGCGCCGATGGAGCAGGTGTTGACGACGGCCGCGTGCGCGGACCGCCGCAGATGGGGCAGCGCGGCGCGGGTGGTGCGGACGATGCCGAGGACGTTGACGTCCAGGACGCGGTGCCACTGCTCGTCGGGGTTGTCCTCGACGGTACCGATGGCGCCGATGCCCGCGTTGTTCACGAGGATGTCGATGCCGCCCAGCCCGGTGGCCGCGGCCTCCACGGCGGCGCGCACCGAGGCGTCGTCGCTCACGTCGGCCTTGAGGCCGAGCAACGGCTGTGGCACACCGGCGGGTTCGAGGTCGAGTACTGCCACCGCCGCGCCCCGCGCGGCCAGCGCGCGGGCCGTGGCGAGCCCGATCCCGGCAGCGCCTCCGGTGACGACCGCTCTGAGACCTGACAGATCCGTCATCCCGCATCCTCCTGTCCGGCGCGGTCGGCGACCCAGAACGTCCCGTCCGGGTAGCGGTATTCGGCGAGGGACTCCTCCCGCATCGTGGCGGAGAAGCCCGGGGCGAGCGGCGCGGTGTAGTGGCCCTCGCGCATCACCACGGGTGCGGTGAAGTGCTGGTGGAGGTGGTCGACGTACTCGATGACCCGGTTCTCGGTGGTGCCGGACAGCGCCAGGAAGTCGAACATCGACAGGTGCTGCACCAGCTCGCAGAGTCCCACCCCGCCGGCGTGCGGGCACACCGGTACGCCGAACTTGGCGGCGAGCAGCAGGATGGCGAGGTTCTCGTTGACGCCGCCGACGCGTGTCGCGTCGATCTGGAGGACGTCTATGGCGCCGGCCTGGAGAAGCTGCTTGAAGACGATCCGGTTCTGCACGTGCTCGCCGGTGGCGACCTTCACCGGCGCCACCGCCCGGCGTACGGTCGCGTGTCCGAGGACGTCGTCGGGGCTGGTGGGCTCCTCGATCCAGTACGGGGCGAACTCGGCGAGGGCGTTGGTCCAGCCGATCGCCTCGTCCACGTTCCACCGCTGGTTGGCGTCGATGGCGATGCGGATGCCGTCGCCGACGGCGGCCCGGGCGGTGCGCAGCCGACGGATGTCGTCGTCGAGGTCGGCGCCGACCTTGAGCTTGATCTGGGTGAAGCCGTCGGCGACGGCCTGCTTGGCGAGCCGGGTGAGCTTGTCGTCGGAGTAGCCCAGCCAGCCCGGGGAGGTGGTGTACCCGGGATAGCCGCGCTCCAGCAGGATCGCCTCGCGCTCGGCGCGCCCCGTCCGGCCCTCGCGCAGGAGGGTGAGGGCCTCCTCGGGGGTGAGGGCGTCGGCGATGTAACGGAAGTCGACCTGGGAGACCAGCCACTCGGGGTCGGCGTCGGCGAGCAGTTGCCACAGCGGCTTGGCCTCCCGCTTGGCGGCCAGGTCCCATGCGGCGTTGACCACGGCGCCGATCGCCATGTGCATCACGCCCTTCTCGGGGCCGAGCCAGCGCAGCTGGCTGTCCCCGATCAGGTCGCGGTTGAGCGAGCCCGGGTCGGCGCACAGGTCCTGGACGGAGCGCCCCACCACATGCGGCCGCAGCGCGTCGATCGCGGCGACCTGGACGTCGTTGCCGCGTCCGATGGTGAAGGTGAAGCCGTGGCCTTCGAGCCCGTCACCGGCGTCGGTGCGCAGCACCACGTAGGCCGCGGAGTAGTCGGGGTCCGGGTTCATCGCGTCCGAGCCGTCCAGTTCCCGTGAGGTGGGGAAACGGACGTCGAAGGTGTCGACCGCGGTGATCCGGGCGGAGATTGCAGTCAAGGGGGTGCCTTTCACGCTTGGCCGAAAGTCTGGCGCTGGCTGCCGAGGCCGTCGACGGACAGCTCGACGGTGTCGCCGGCGCGGAGATAGGGGGTGCCGGGCAGGCCCAGGGCCACGCCCGCGGGCGTACCGGTGTTGATCACATCGCCCGGCTCGAGGACCATGTACTGGCTCAGGTAGGACACGATGTGGTCGACCGGGAAGATCATGTCGCTGGTGTGGCCACCCTGCCGCTTCACACCGTTGACGCTCAGATGCAGGCCGAGGTCCTGCGGATCGCCGACCTCGTCCGCGGTGACCAGCCACGGGCCGAGCGGATTGAAGGTCTCGCAGGACTTGCCCAGGTCCCACTGCGGCGAGTACTCCAGTTGGAACTCCCGCTCAGAAACGTCATGGCTGACCGCATAGCCGGCGATCACGGTCCGCGCGGCGGCCGGCCCGTCGAGGTAGCGCGCTCGCTGTCCGATGACGACCGCGAGTTCGACCTCCCAGTCCGTCTTCACCGAGCCGCGGGGAATCAGCACCTCGTCGCAGGGGCCCACGACCGTGCCCGGGTCCTTCATGAACACCACCGGACGCGGCGGGATCGGCGCTCGGGTCTCGGCGGCGTGGTCACGGTAGTTCAGCCCGACACAGATGACCTTGCCGGGGCGCGTGACGGGTGCGCCGACCCGCAGGCCGCCCGCGTCGAGCTCGGGCAGATTCCCCGCCGCGACCGCCGCGCGGGCCCGGACCACTCCCCCGGAGGAGAGGAAGACACCGTCGATGTCCGGCGTCACCGAGGACAGGTCCAGCAGCCGGCCGTCATCGGTACGGACCGCCGGCCGCTCCTCACCGGGCGCGCCGACTCGTAGCAGTTTCACTGGGGAGCTCCCTTGCCATGCGGGTTTCGTCTGAGAGGTGTTCGGCCGTCGGGCCGGGCCGCCTGGGATGCGCGGGGCGTCAGCTCTCGAAGACGCCTCACTCCTCCACATCACCAGTCATCGGATGAATGGCGGCACGGCGACCTTAGATTGCGGCGATCGCGCCTGGCAATGGATTCCTCGGATGTATTTCCTCGGCGTTGCCATCCAAGCTCCCCCAGGGCGCCGATCTTCCGCGATCACGCGCCACCACGCGACTGACACCCAACCCGCCATCCGATGAATCCATGGGCCGCCCGCAGGTTCCCCTCCCCTGGTGGGAGCGGGGCGAGACTGCATGCGGAACGGGCAACTCCGCAGGGATGCGGCACCCGAGCTGCCGCTGGGAGGCCTCCCGTTGCCGAATCGTGAGCTGCCGCAGCGCATCGCCTCTCACCCACGAAGTCAGCGAAAATGCAGGCCACGTGGGGCGTCCACGCGATGTCAGGAGGCCGGAACGGCGCCTCGACGCCCTGCGCACGATGTCCGGAAAATCTCTGGCGGCGACCTCTTGTCAACGGCGGCAACGTCGTCGTAACGTCCTGGTCGTCCGAGATACATCGGAGGAATGGCCGCAACATCCAGTGCGCCCGTTCGACTCGCATCCGGCCGGTCGCTTCGCCTCCGCACCTCGGTCCCCGGTTGACCCTCACGCTCACCCCGCTCAGGGACGATCTCCGCGTCTTCCGCGCCGGATCGGCACCTGTCCGTCCGACGACCTCGACCCTCCCCACAGGCAGGTACACCCCCTCCCACCGTCGCCCTGCGGCCCTGTGCCCCTGGCTAAGGAGAGAACACGGCCATGAAGCTCGCTCACACCCGCTCCACCGCCGCAGCCGCCACCGCCGTCCTCGCCGTGCTGGCCCTCGCCACCGCGTGCAACCGCGAGAGCAGCACCTCGGCCGCCTCGGGCGGTGACAAGCCCGCCATCGGCATCGACCTGCCGCGCTCCGACTCCGACTTCTGGAACTCCTACGCCGAGTACATGAGGAGGGACATCAAGACCGACAACACCAACGCGCTGCCGCTGAGCAACTCGCAGAACGACGTCACCAAGCTGGTCGCCAACGTCCAGGTGTTCCAGAACACCGGCGCCAAGGCCGTCGTCATGGCTCCGCAGGACACCGGCGCGATCGCCTCCACCCTCGACACCCTCGCGTCGAAGAAGATCCCCGTGGTCAGCGTCGACACTCGACCCGACAAGGGCGACGTCTACATGGTGGTCCGTGCCGACAACCGGGCCTACGGCACCAAGGCCTGCGAGTTCCTCGGCAAGCAGCTGGGCGGCAAGGGCAAGGTCGCCGAGCTGCAGGGCGCGCTGGACTCGATCAACGGACGTGACCGCTCCGAGGCCTTCGCTGCGTGCATGAAGACCAAGTTCCCGAAGATCAAGGTGTTCGAGCTGCCCACCGACTGGAAGGGCGACGTGGCCTCCGCCAAGCTCCAGTCGCTGCTCGCCCAGAACCCGGACCTGAACGGCATCTACATGCAGGCCGGCGGCGTCTTCCTGCAGCCGACCCTGGCCCTGCTGGAGCAGAAGAAGCTGCTCAAGCCCGCCGGGCAGAAGGGCCACATCAGCATCGTCTCCAACGACGGCATCCCGCAGGAGTTCGACGCCATCCGCAAGGGCAAGATCGACGCCACGATCTCCCAGCCCGCCGACCTCTACGCCAAGTACGCGCTGTACTACGCCCAGGCCGCGGCGGACGGCAAGACCTTCAAGCCGGGTGCGACCGACCACGACTCCACCATCATCAAGCTGCCCAACGGCCTCGAGGACCAGCTCCCCGCGCCGCTGGTCACCAAGGACAACGTCGGCGACGAGACCCTGTGGGGCAACAACGTCGGCTGATGGTCGTCAGTTCCTGCCCGCCGCGTCGGGGGAGCACGGCCATCCGTCCCCCGACGCCCACCTCACCCCGCCGGCCCGGGTGCACGCCCGCGCCCCTCGGCCCCAGCCTCCGTACACAAAGGACGGTATCCACCATGGCGGACACCGCGACCGCCCCGGCGACCGGCCCCGGCACCCCGGCCCCGGTGGCCGAGGCGACCGGCATCAGCAAACGGTTCGGCGCGACCGTCGCACTGCGCGACGCCCGTATCACCGTCGCCCCGGGCGAGTCGCACGCCCTGGTCGGCCGCAACGGCGCCGGCAAGTCGACGCTCGTTTCCATCCTCACCGGCCTCCAGCAGCCCGACACCGGAACCCTGCGCTTCTCGGGCGAGCCGGCGCCCGCCGTCGGCGACATCGACGCCTGGCGCTCCCGCGTCGCCTGTGTCTACCAGCGCTCCACCATCATCGGTGACCTGACCGTCGCCGAGAACCTCTTCCTGAACCGGCAGAGCGCCGGCGCGGTGCAGCCCATCCGCTGGAAGCAGCTGCGCCGACGTGCCGAGGAACTGCTCGGCGAGTACGGCGTCGCCGTCGACCCCGCCGCTCGGGCCAAGGCCCTCACCGTCGAGCAGCGGCAGTTCGTGGAGATCGCCCGGGCCCTGTCGTTCGGCGCTCGCTTCATCATCCTCGACGAGCCGACCGCCAAACTCGACGCCCGCGGCATCGACCGGCTCTTCGAAAAGCTCCGCGACCTCCAGCGCCAGGGTGTCGCCTTCCTCTTCATCTCCCACCACCTGCAAGAGGTGTACGACCTCTGCACCACGGTCACGGTCTACCGCGACGCGAGCCACATCCTCACCGCACCCGTCGCCGAACTCGGCCACCAGGCCCTGGTGGAGGCCATGACCGGTGAGTCCGCTGCCAAGGTCACCGCCACCGCGGGCGGGCCCCCCGCCGCGCGATCCGACTCCAGGGAACTGCTGACGATCGACGGCCTGACACTGCCCGGCGTCTGCGAGGACCTGTCCCTCTCGGTCCGCGCCGGCGAGGTCGTCGGGCTCGCCGGCGCCACCGCCAGCGGCAATGTGCAGGTGGGTGAGGCCATCGCCGGTCTGCACCGCACCAAGACAGGCCGCATCTCCGTCGGCGGCAAGACCGTGCGCACCGGAAGTGTGCCGTCCGCCCTCACCGCCGGAGTGGGCCTGGTCCCCGAGGACCGCCACCTCCAGGGCCTGGTCAACAACCGCAGCGTGGCGGAGAACGCCACCCTGACCGTCACCGACCAGCTCGGCCCGTTCGGCACGGTCCTGCCCGCCCGTACCAAGGCGTTCGCCGAACGCATGATCCAGGACCTCGACATCAAGACTCCAGGAGCCGCCACGCCGGTCTCCGCGCTCTCCGGCGGCAACCAGCAGAAGGTCGTCATCGCACGGGCGCTGGCCACCGACCCTCAGGTACTGGTGGCGATCCGCCCCACCAACGGGGTGGACGTCAAGTCCAAGGAGTTCCTCCTGGGCCGCATCCGGCAGGTTGCGGACGGCGGCAAGGCAGCGCTCGTCGTCTCCGACGAACTGGACGACCTCAAAGTGTGCGACCGGGTCGTCGTCATGTTCCACGGCCGCGTGGTCGCCGAGTTCGACCGCGGCTGGCAGGACGACCACCTCGTCGCCGCCATCGAAGGGGTCTCCGGCGACGCACCCCCCGCCACCACGTTCCCCGTATCCGCCGTACCCGCCTCATCCGGCGCAGACGAGCACGGAAGGTAGTCATGCCCGCCACCACAGATCTCACCGAGCCCGCAGTGAGCCCGGCTGAGCCGGCCGCCGCGGCCGCCACGCGCCGCCGGGTCCACCTCGGGCGCTTCCGTGAACTGTCCCTGGTCCCGGCGATCCTCGTCCTGATGCTGATCGGGTTCATCGTCTCGCCGGCCTTCCTCACCGCCGACAACCTCATCGGCGTCGCTCAGCAGTCAACAGAGCTGAGTCTGCTGGTGCTCGCCACGACCTTCATTCTGATCTCCGGACGGATGGACCTGTCCCTGGAGTCCACCATCGGCGTGGCCCCCGTCATCGCCGTATGGCTCGTCCTGCCGACCAGCGGCGGGAGGTTCGACGGGCTCGGCCTCCTTCCCGAGTGGACGGCCGTCCCGCTCTGTCTGCTGGTCGGCGCACTCATCGGCGCCGTCAACGGCTTCCTCATCCTCAAACTGCGCCTCAACGGCTTCATCGTCACCCTCGGCGCCCTGACCATGCTCCGCGGCCTGCAAGTCGCTCTCTCCGAGGGCCAGTCCATCGTCGACCTTCCCCCGTCCTTCACCTACCTGGGCAAGGCATCCTGGCTCGGCGCGCCGGCCGCCATCTGGGTGTGCGGGCTGCTCTTCGCCATCGGCGGCAGTGCGCTGGCCTGGCTCCGGCACGGCCGGGCGCTGTACGCGATCGGCGGCAACGCGGAGGCGGCCCGCACCGCGGGCGTCCGTGTCGACCGCATCGTGTGGATCGTCCTCATCATCGGCAGCGTCCTCGCCGCGTTCGCCGGCATCCTCTACACCGGCCACTACGGCTCCATCTCCGCGACGCAGGGCAGCGGCTGGATCTTCCAGGTCTTCGCCGCGACCGTCATCGGCGGCGTCAGCCTCAACGGCGGCAAGGGCTCCGTATTCGGCGCGCTCACCGGTGTACTGACCCTTCAGCTGGTCGTGAACGTCATGACACTGGCGGGCGTACCTCCGCTGTGGAACCAGTTCCTCAACGGGGCCATCATCATCGTCGCCCTGATCATCTCCCGCTTCGCCTCCGGTGAGAAGCAGGAATAGACGCGTCCCAGGTGGCGGCTCCGCCGCCCCCGAGCCAGGCCCGGCACAGCTGCCACCCGGCACATCCCGACTCAGAGAGGCACGCTCGTGGCACTGACGGACGAGGCGATCGACAAGATCAAGGCGATGATCGTCGACGGCGAACTCGCGCCCGGCTCACGGCTGCCCAAGGAGGAGATCCTCGCCGGACAGCTCGGCCTGTCCCGGAATTCGCTGCGCGAAGCGGTCCGGGCGCTGACCGCCATGCGGATCCTGATAACCCGTCAGGGCGACGGAACGTACGTCTCCAGCCTCGAGCCCCATCTCCTGCTGGAAAGCCTCTCCTTCGCCGCAGACGTCTCGCACGGCCATACGGCTCTGCAGTTGCTCCAGGTACGACGGCTGCTCGAACCGCAGGCGACCGGGCAGGCCGCCGCGCTACTGAAGGAGGAGGACCTCAAGGAACTGCGCAACATCCTCAACCGGTCCCGGACCGTCGCCACGGTGGAGGAGTTCGTCGCCCACGACATCGCCTTCCACCTCAGGATCGTCGAAGCGGTCGGCAACCCCGTGCTGTCGCTGCTGCTGCAAGTGCTCTCCACCCGCACGCAGCGTGTCCGCATCGTCCGCGGCAGCCAGACCAGACAGGCCCTGAACAACGCCCATCAGGACCACGAGCAGATCCTCGACGCGCTTCAGTCACGCGACGCCCTGCTCGCCGCCGCTGCGGCGACCGTCCACATCACGGCCGTTGAGCAGTGGTTGGCCGCCAGTCTGACCGACGACCCGATGCAGGTCATCGACGACTGACCGCCCGCTTCCCCGCCGCCACCGCCGCCATCCGGTCTCTCCCTCTCAGGCCCCGACCGGGTGGCGGCGGGCCATACCCGCGCCGCACGGAATCTAGGTGATGACCGCGTCGGCGACTGAGGCCCAACTGCCCTTGGATGCGGCGTTCTTGGTGCCGGTGACCGTGACCTTGAGGGTATGGCTCGCCGTCGGGTCGAGGTTGTTGGCGGTGAAGACCGGCGCGGTCACGCCCTGCGTCGCATTGCGGTACAGGTCCACCGAGGTCGCCGCGCCGCCGTCGACCGAGACCGTCACGATCCCCTGGCTGTCGTAGACGATGGAATCCAGCGTCACACCGCTTCCCCTGAAGCTCAGGGTGGCGGTGTCGCCCGCGGTGTCGGACCAGGTGTTACCGCCGCCGCTGGGCCACGACCCGGCGTACTGCCACTGGTCGACGCCGCTGCCGGTGGTGCTGTACGGGATGGTCTGCGGCGTCCCGACGACGGCGGAGGCGACTGAGGCCCAACTGCCCTTGGACGCAGAGTTCTTGGTGCCGGTGACCGTGACCTTGAGGGTATGGCTCGCCGTCGGGTCGAGGTTGTTGGCGGTGAAGACCGGCGCGGTCACGCCCTGCGTCGCATTGCGGTACAGGTCCACCGAGGTCGCCGCGCCGCCGTCGACCGAGACCGTCACGATCCCCTGGCTGTCGTAGACGACAGAGTCCAGTGCTACGTAGCTTCCCTTGAAGGTCAGGGTCGCGGTGTCGCCTGAGGTGTCGGACCAGGTGTTGCCGCCGCCGCTGGACCAGGACCCGGAGTACTGCCACTGGTCGACGCCGCTGCCGGTGGTGCTGTAGGGAACGGTCACGGTCTGTGGTGTGCCGCCCGACAGCGGCGTGACCGCCAGGTTGGCGAACTGGTCGCCGGCCGTGTAGTGGCCGGTGAAGAGTGCGACTTTACCGGCGCCGTACGCGGTGTCGGTGACCGTGGCGACCTTCGTACCGTCGATGGCGGCTGTGATCGTCGAACCGCTGAAGCCCAGCGTGAGGTGGTGCCAGGTGCCCAGTCCCGCCGCGCCCGATGCCGTGCCGCTCGCGAGCGTCACCACGTTGTCCGAGAAGTCGGAACGCGTGACGGACCACGCGCCGGAATCGCTCAGCGCGAACCAGTAGCCCTTCACATGGGTCGGGTCCTCTCCCGCGTTCCACTGCTC
Above is a genomic segment from Streptomyces sp. R21 containing:
- a CDS encoding amidohydrolase, which codes for MTATDTGPGFVDAHHHVWDLSVRDQDWISGDELAPLRRDFTLGDLEPEARAAGVTATVLVQTITVPEETPEFLALAARSELVAGVVGWTDLTAPDVAGTLAKLRAGPGGEHLAGIRHQVQGEPDPRWLVRPEVLRGLSAIAEAGLVYDLVVKPHQLAAAVEAAERLPGLTFVLDHLGKPPIASGELAPWAQQIRSLAALPNTVCKLSGMVTEADWDFWTIAALTPYADTVLDAFGPGRLMFGSDWPVCRLAATYAEVIAVARVLTAGLSPAERHDVFTGTAMRTYDLPVTARPAPPRETPCA
- a CDS encoding L-rhamnose mutarotase, which translates into the protein MRLALHTKVRADRIEEYEAAHREVPEELTAAIRAAGVREWTIWRSGTDLFHVLEVEDYQAMIAELDKLPVNITWQARMAELLDVVHDYSAQGADASLPVVWEL
- a CDS encoding aldo/keto reductase, translated to MRTTTLGGCTVEVTQLALGCAGLGNLYQPVTDEAALATVEAAWDAGIRTFDTAPHYGLGLSERRLGSALRGRPRDTYTVSTKVGRLLVPNPGGGAGDDLADGFAVPATHRRVWDFTADGVLRSLEASLDRLGLDRVDIVLLHDPDEHAEQALREAYPALERLRAEGVVGAIGVGMNQSALPARFLRETDIDVVLLAGRYTLLDQDGLTELLPEAAARGRSVMIGGVFNSGLLTAPRPGATYDYAPAPGPVLDRALRLLAVCERHGVPLRAAALRFPFGHPAVASVLTGARSPLEVRDTVEQLRRPIPDALWDELRAEDLLTPGTPVPVATSSKEPS
- a CDS encoding SDR family NAD(P)-dependent oxidoreductase, which codes for MTDLSGLRAVVTGGAAGIGLATARALAARGAAVAVLDLEPAGVPQPLLGLKADVSDDASVRAAVEAAATGLGGIDILVNNAGIGAIGTVEDNPDEQWHRVLDVNVLGIVRTTRAALPHLRRSAHAAVVNTCSIGATAGLPQRALYCASKGAVLSLTLAMAADHVREGIRVNCVNPGTADTPWVGRLLDAADDPEAERAALNARQPMGRLVTADEVAAAIVYLASPAAASVTGTALAVDGGMQGLRLRPAAQS
- a CDS encoding L-fuconate dehydratase, producing MTAISARITAVDTFDVRFPTSRELDGSDAMNPDPDYSAAYVVLRTDAGDGLEGHGFTFTIGRGNDVQVAAIDALRPHVVGRSVQDLCADPGSLNRDLIGDSQLRWLGPEKGVMHMAIGAVVNAAWDLAAKREAKPLWQLLADADPEWLVSQVDFRYIADALTPEEALTLLREGRTGRAEREAILLERGYPGYTTSPGWLGYSDDKLTRLAKQAVADGFTQIKLKVGADLDDDIRRLRTARAAVGDGIRIAIDANQRWNVDEAIGWTNALAEFAPYWIEEPTSPDDVLGHATVRRAVAPVKVATGEHVQNRIVFKQLLQAGAIDVLQIDATRVGGVNENLAILLLAAKFGVPVCPHAGGVGLCELVQHLSMFDFLALSGTTENRVIEYVDHLHQHFTAPVVMREGHYTAPLAPGFSATMREESLAEYRYPDGTFWVADRAGQEDAG
- a CDS encoding fumarylacetoacetate hydrolase family protein, translating into MKLLRVGAPGEERPAVRTDDGRLLDLSSVTPDIDGVFLSSGGVVRARAAVAAGNLPELDAGGLRVGAPVTRPGKVICVGLNYRDHAAETRAPIPPRPVVFMKDPGTVVGPCDEVLIPRGSVKTDWEVELAVVIGQRARYLDGPAAARTVIAGYAVSHDVSEREFQLEYSPQWDLGKSCETFNPLGPWLVTADEVGDPQDLGLHLSVNGVKRQGGHTSDMIFPVDHIVSYLSQYMVLEPGDVINTGTPAGVALGLPGTPYLRAGDTVELSVDGLGSQRQTFGQA
- a CDS encoding sugar ABC transporter substrate-binding protein codes for the protein MKLAHTRSTAAAATAVLAVLALATACNRESSTSAASGGDKPAIGIDLPRSDSDFWNSYAEYMRRDIKTDNTNALPLSNSQNDVTKLVANVQVFQNTGAKAVVMAPQDTGAIASTLDTLASKKIPVVSVDTRPDKGDVYMVVRADNRAYGTKACEFLGKQLGGKGKVAELQGALDSINGRDRSEAFAACMKTKFPKIKVFELPTDWKGDVASAKLQSLLAQNPDLNGIYMQAGGVFLQPTLALLEQKKLLKPAGQKGHISIVSNDGIPQEFDAIRKGKIDATISQPADLYAKYALYYAQAAADGKTFKPGATDHDSTIIKLPNGLEDQLPAPLVTKDNVGDETLWGNNVG
- a CDS encoding sugar ABC transporter ATP-binding protein, which gives rise to MADTATAPATGPGTPAPVAEATGISKRFGATVALRDARITVAPGESHALVGRNGAGKSTLVSILTGLQQPDTGTLRFSGEPAPAVGDIDAWRSRVACVYQRSTIIGDLTVAENLFLNRQSAGAVQPIRWKQLRRRAEELLGEYGVAVDPAARAKALTVEQRQFVEIARALSFGARFIILDEPTAKLDARGIDRLFEKLRDLQRQGVAFLFISHHLQEVYDLCTTVTVYRDASHILTAPVAELGHQALVEAMTGESAAKVTATAGGPPAARSDSRELLTIDGLTLPGVCEDLSLSVRAGEVVGLAGATASGNVQVGEAIAGLHRTKTGRISVGGKTVRTGSVPSALTAGVGLVPEDRHLQGLVNNRSVAENATLTVTDQLGPFGTVLPARTKAFAERMIQDLDIKTPGAATPVSALSGGNQQKVVIARALATDPQVLVAIRPTNGVDVKSKEFLLGRIRQVADGGKAALVVSDELDDLKVCDRVVVMFHGRVVAEFDRGWQDDHLVAAIEGVSGDAPPATTFPVSAVPASSGADEHGR
- a CDS encoding ABC transporter permease, translated to MPATTDLTEPAVSPAEPAAAAATRRRVHLGRFRELSLVPAILVLMLIGFIVSPAFLTADNLIGVAQQSTELSLLVLATTFILISGRMDLSLESTIGVAPVIAVWLVLPTSGGRFDGLGLLPEWTAVPLCLLVGALIGAVNGFLILKLRLNGFIVTLGALTMLRGLQVALSEGQSIVDLPPSFTYLGKASWLGAPAAIWVCGLLFAIGGSALAWLRHGRALYAIGGNAEAARTAGVRVDRIVWIVLIIGSVLAAFAGILYTGHYGSISATQGSGWIFQVFAATVIGGVSLNGGKGSVFGALTGVLTLQLVVNVMTLAGVPPLWNQFLNGAIIIVALIISRFASGEKQE
- a CDS encoding FadR/GntR family transcriptional regulator, which encodes MALTDEAIDKIKAMIVDGELAPGSRLPKEEILAGQLGLSRNSLREAVRALTAMRILITRQGDGTYVSSLEPHLLLESLSFAADVSHGHTALQLLQVRRLLEPQATGQAAALLKEEDLKELRNILNRSRTVATVEEFVAHDIAFHLRIVEAVGNPVLSLLLQVLSTRTQRVRIVRGSQTRQALNNAHQDHEQILDALQSRDALLAAAAATVHITAVEQWLAASLTDDPMQVIDD